A stretch of DNA from Mesorhizobium onobrychidis:
GTGGCGATTGCCCGGGCGCTGGCGCCATCGCCGAAAGTGCTGCTGTGCGACGAGCCGACCTCGGCGCTCGATCCGGAATTGGCTCAGGAGGTGGTCGACGTGCTCGGTAAGCTCGCCCGTGAGGGCACCACAATGGTGATGGCGACACATGATCTGCGCCTCGCCTCCAAGATCGCGCAGGAGGTGGTGTTCCTCGACGCCGGCGCCATCGTCGAGAAAGGCCCCGCCGCTGTTCTGTTCAGCAATCCGGAGCGCCAGCGGACCAAGCGGTTCATCGCGACGCTGAAGCAGGAGGCAGAGAAGGAAGGCGGCGGCGAAGGTTAATGCATGTCGCCCAAAACTGCGCAGCGGTTTTGGGATAACGACATGCATAAAAAGAGAAAACCCGGCGCGAGGCCGGGTTTTTCCAAATTCGAAGGCGAGAAGCGCTCAGGCTGCTTCTTCCTGCTCGGCTTCTTCGTTGTCGGCCTTGGCGCCGCGCTTCGGACCCTTGTTGAGATTCACCTCGATGAGGCGCACCGCTTCGGTTTCCGACATGCGGTTGACGGCCGCGATCTCGCGCGCCATGCGGTCGAGTGCCGCCTCATAAAGCTGGCGCTCGGAATAGGACTGCTCCGGCTGGTTGTCGGCGCGGTAGAGGTCGCGCACCACTTCGGAGATCGAGATCAGGTCGCCGGAATTGATCTTCGCATCATATTCCTGGGCGCGGCGCGACCACATGGTGCGCTTGACGCGGGCGCGGCCCTGCACGACCTTCAGCGCGCGATCGACATAATCCTCTTCCGACAGCTTGCGCATGCCGATGGAGGTCGCCTTGGCAACCGGCACTTTCAGACGCATCTTGTCCTTCTGGAAGTCGATGACGAACAGTTCCAGCTTGTGGCCCGCAACTTCCTGCTCATCGATCGAGACGATCTGGCCGACGCCATGCGCCGGATAGACGATGTACTCGCCGGTCTTAAAACCGTGACGCGCTGCGCTGGACTTCTTCTGCGGGGTGATTGTTGCCATTACGCCATGAACTCCTTGGTGTGGTACCGGCATTCTGCCGGCCGAACTCGCGCGATCGGGTAACCGATCGTTAGCCGCACAACTACGAACCCACCGGAAAAGCCGAGGCTGGCAAACCGCATAATTGCGACCGCCTGCCCCAGATCACTCTGGTCCGGATTGAGAAATTCACCTTTCAGTGATTTGGGGCGTTTGCGCCATAAATCGACGTTGTGTCACCGGCATGTTTGATTGATGTAGCACAAAAAGTCGGAAGAATCAAGGTTTTGCTGCACGCGCGAAGGCCATGCGCTATCGCTGCCTGTCAAGGCAGTTAATGTACCATGCCTTTTACGCGGCGTTATGCTGGCTGAATCAGCGGTCTTGTCAGTCGCCCTCGCCGGGCTCGTGGGAGAAATATTTCTCAAACTTGCCGGCCTCGCCATCGAAGGATTTGGCGTCGGCCGGAGGCTCCTTCTTGGCGGTGATGTTGGGCCATTTATCAGCGTATTCGGTGTTGATCTGCAGCCATTTGTCGAGACCCGGCTCGGTGTCGGGCTTGATCGCGTCGGCCGGGCATTCCGGTTCGCAGACGCCGCAGTCGATGCATTCGTCGGGATGGATGACGAGCATGTTCTCGCCTTCGTAGAAACAGTCGACCGGACAGACCTCGATGCAGTCCATGTATTTGCATTTTATGCAATTGTCGGTCACGACATAGGTCATCGGTCGGCTCCGGGACGTCCCGTTTTTGTTAGGCTTTTTTGGTGAGGTAACGTCTTTGCCCGCCGCTTGCAAGGGCAGCCATTGCGCGCGATACCGGTGTTTCCGGAATGGAATTCCAGAGGGGCGATGCGGCGAGACCCGGTTATGCGTCAGTCGTCGCCGAACAACCGGTCGGTCTCCCGGCGTTCCTTCTTGGTCGGGCGGCCGCTGCCGGCATCGCGCAGCGCGGGAATCGCATCGGCAACGGCCTCGCCCTTCGGCGCGGGCGGCGGCGACATATCCTCGTAGAGCATGCGCGCTTCTTCGGCAGGGCCGCGCCGGCTTCCCGTGCCGAGCACCTTCCAGACGAAGATGCGCCGCTCGAGAGTGATGGTCAGGACATCGCCGGCCCGGACCAGATCGGAGGCCTGCGCTGCTTTGTCGCGATTGATGCGGACGCGTCCGGCCACCACCAGCTTCGCTGCCAGCGAGCGCGATTTCACCGCACGCGAAAAGAACAGCCATTTGTCGATGCGCTGGCGGCCTTCGGCGACCATCGGAGCGAGCGAACTTACTTCTTCAGCTGGTCGCGCAACGCGGCGAGCTTGGCGAAGGGAGAATCCGGGTCGAAGCGCACGGGACGCTCCTCGCGAGGCTTAGGCTGGAACGCGGGCTTTCCACCTGGTGCGCCACCCTTGCCGTCCTGCCTGCCGCCCTTCCAGTCGGGCCGGCTTTCGCGACGATCGGGACGCTCGCCCTGCGGCTTGCCGTCGCGCCGTTCCCCTGCCTCACCCTGAGGCTTGGGCTTGAACTTGCTGCGGTCGAAGCGCGGCTTGCCGGCGCCGTCGCCGTCGCGGCGTCCTTGATGGGGGGGCCGGCTGCCTGGAGCGCCGGCCGGTTGGCCGCCGGTGGCATCTGCCGGTGCGTCGCCACGGCCATCGCGGGCGGCTTGCCCGTTGCGCGGGCGATTGTCCCTGTCACGGGGCCGGCTGTCGTGGTGGCGGTGGCGCGGGCGCTGGTCGAAGCGGCCCTGCCGCCACAACAGGATGGGTTTTGGTTCTTCGGCCTCTTTCTCGGCCTCTGGAGCAGCCTCGCCGGTGGCGGCTTCCGTCGCCGCGGCAGGTTCGGTCGACACTGCTTCCGTTGCGGCAGAGGCTTCGAAAGCCGGCTCCGCCGGTGCGACCCCAACCTCGGCGGTTTCGGTTGCTGCCTCTGGAGCTGCGGCTTCGGCTGCAGGCAGCCCCTCTACCGTGACCTCAGCCGGAGTTTCCAGCTGAGCTTCTGCGACAGGTTCCGCTTCGGTGGTGGGTTCCGCGGGACCTTCGGCTGCGGCCTCTGCCACGGCAGCCGGCTCCGAACTCTCGGCCGGCGCCTCGGCGGCTGCGTCCGCAACCGCGGCGTCCGCTGCCTTGGCCTGCTCGGCTCGCGCAGCTTCTTCCGCCGCCTGCTTGGCCGCGGCGGCTTCACGCGCGGCATTGTCCTGTGCCTCGAGCCGTGCCCTCACCTCGACCGCCGGCTTCGGCTCCGCCCGGTAGCCGAGGCCTTTCAAAATCTCTTCCATGTCGTCGGCCGTGGCGCCGAGGATCGACATCATCGGCGGCGTCACCATGAAGGACTGACCGTCATAGGCGCCGTCGGGGCGCTGGCCGAGGCCCGGCTTCCAGTTGGTTGCGGGCCGGATCAGGTCGGCCAGCCGTTCAAGGATGTCGACGCGTACCGCGCGACGGCCGAGATTGCGGTAGCCGGCCAGTTTGTAGAATGCCTTGTCGAAGGTGGGATCGATGACCACTGAGGTGCGGCCGGAGGCCAGCGCGTGAACCACGTCGCCAAAGCCGGGCTTGTCCTTGCCGTCGTTCCTCAGCGCCCACAACAGCGTCACCAGTCCAGCCGGGGCCGGCTTGATCAGCGCGGGCACGAAGACGTGGTAGGCGCCGAAGCGCACGCCGAGCCGGCGAAGCGCGGCGCGGCCTTCCTGGTCGAGCGACTTCATCTCCTCGGCGATGTCGCGGCGGTTGATGAGGCCGAAATGCTCGACGAGTTGGAAGGCGATGCCGCGGCCGATGCCGGTGATCTGCTCGGCGTTTTTGAGGTCGACGAGCGGCTTCAGCAGGGACTCGATCTGGAAATTGACGAAGCGCTCGGCGCGCGCCGCGACCTTGTCGCGGGCGGGTCCGGTGAGCTGCTCGTCGGCCAGCAGCACAAGGCGCGGCTTCAACGGCTCGTCGCCTGCGACCAGCGTGCCGATCGGCGCGCCGATCCAGCGCAGCGTGCCGTCGGAGCCGAGCGCGATGTCACCGTTGGCCGAGGCGCCGAAGCGTTCGGCCCGCGCCTCGAATTCGGCTGCAAGCGCCTTCTGGGCTGCTGTACGCACCGCCTTGGCATCCTCGCCGCCGGCGCTCTGGTCGGCGGTGAAGCGGAACCCCTGCAACTCGCCGACATGATGGCCTTCGACGAGGACGGTTCCGGTTGGGCTGATTTCGGCTTCAGGCATGGTATTTTCTCTAAGGCGCCGCATGAGGACCGAAGTCCTGCGGTCTACGAAGCGTTTCGTCAACCGCTCATGCAGCGCATCCGACAATCTGTCTTCGATTTCGCGCGTCTTTTCCTGCCAGTGTGCCTGATCGGCCAGCCAGCCGGGCCGGTTGGAAACGAAAGTCCAGGTGCGGATCTGGGCGATCCGGTGCGACAGCGTGTCGATGTCGCCCTCGGTGGTGTCGGCACGGCGCACCTGCTCGGCCATGTAATTCTCGTCGACATGGCCATGCCTGGCAAGGTCCGTATAA
This window harbors:
- the fdxA gene encoding ferredoxin FdxA, translating into MTYVVTDNCIKCKYMDCIEVCPVDCFYEGENMLVIHPDECIDCGVCEPECPADAIKPDTEPGLDKWLQINTEYADKWPNITAKKEPPADAKSFDGEAGKFEKYFSHEPGEGD
- a CDS encoding helicase-related protein: MNIQPKHTEPLILSGRDVTAVLGPTNTGKTHLAIERMVAHESGIIGLPLRLLAREVYSRVCEKVGAHKVALITGEEKIQPDGARYSVCTVEAMPRETDAAFVAIDEVQLAGDLERGHIFTDRILHLRGRQETLLLGAATMHGILQRLLKGVSVVTRPRLSHLAYAGSKKLTRLPRRTAIVAFSADEVYAIAELIRRQQGGAAVVLGALSPRTRNAQVALFQSGDVDYLIATDAIGMGLNLDLDHVAFAQNRKFDGYQYRNLTAAELGQIAGRAGRHLRDGTFGVTGQVDPLDEELVKKIEAHDFDPVKVLQWRTARFDFANLDALKRSIETNAPVEGLTRALPAVDAQALEHLSRDEDIRALATDARRVALLWEACALPDYRKIAPAQHADLIASIYTDLARHGHVDENYMAEQVRRADTTEGDIDTLSHRIAQIRTWTFVSNRPGWLADQAHWQEKTREIEDRLSDALHERLTKRFVDRRTSVLMRRLRENTMPEAEISPTGTVLVEGHHVGELQGFRFTADQSAGGEDAKAVRTAAQKALAAEFEARAERFGASANGDIALGSDGTLRWIGAPIGTLVAGDEPLKPRLVLLADEQLTGPARDKVAARAERFVNFQIESLLKPLVDLKNAEQITGIGRGIAFQLVEHFGLINRRDIAEEMKSLDQEGRAALRRLGVRFGAYHVFVPALIKPAPAGLVTLLWALRNDGKDKPGFGDVVHALASGRTSVVIDPTFDKAFYKLAGYRNLGRRAVRVDILERLADLIRPATNWKPGLGQRPDGAYDGQSFMVTPPMMSILGATADDMEEILKGLGYRAEPKPAVEVRARLEAQDNAAREAAAAKQAAEEAARAEQAKAADAAVADAAAEAPAESSEPAAVAEAAAEGPAEPTTEAEPVAEAQLETPAEVTVEGLPAAEAAAPEAATETAEVGVAPAEPAFEASAATEAVSTEPAAATEAATGEAAPEAEKEAEEPKPILLWRQGRFDQRPRHRHHDSRPRDRDNRPRNGQAARDGRGDAPADATGGQPAGAPGSRPPHQGRRDGDGAGKPRFDRSKFKPKPQGEAGERRDGKPQGERPDRRESRPDWKGGRQDGKGGAPGGKPAFQPKPREERPVRFDPDSPFAKLAALRDQLKK
- a CDS encoding RNA-binding S4 domain-containing protein, with translation MVAEGRQRIDKWLFFSRAVKSRSLAAKLVVAGRVRINRDKAAQASDLVRAGDVLTITLERRIFVWKVLGTGSRRGPAEEARMLYEDMSPPPAPKGEAVADAIPALRDAGSGRPTKKERRETDRLFGDD
- a CDS encoding CarD family transcriptional regulator; translation: MATITPQKKSSAARHGFKTGEYIVYPAHGVGQIVSIDEQEVAGHKLELFVIDFQKDKMRLKVPVAKATSIGMRKLSEEDYVDRALKVVQGRARVKRTMWSRRAQEYDAKINSGDLISISEVVRDLYRADNQPEQSYSERQLYEAALDRMAREIAAVNRMSETEAVRLIEVNLNKGPKRGAKADNEEAEQEEAA